One stretch of Streptomyces sp. R21 DNA includes these proteins:
- a CDS encoding DUF5719 family protein → MNRTTLSLIAGTTALAAVTGFAALSAPAASGGDTAKAAARLPVERTSLLCPAPSLSDLAETAYTSFTPVSQGTGTSGTAELRSATEESGDGAATSDDKKTDGKAGKKTDKKDGGKEAGKDSGKTDKPVLEGKEPGKPTTGDSSGADAPALVGTAEGRFAPGWTVQQTTEVAAGTGRGLLGTNCTAPDTEFWFPGASTADDRTDYVHLTNPDDSTAVVDIELYGKDGALKSSVADGITVQPHSSEPILLSTLTDEQQTNVTVHVSVRSGRVGAAVQALDDKLGGDWLAASTDPSSSLVLPGIPKDATSVRLVAFARGDDDADLKVRLSTPTGLITPAGNETLHVKSGMTTAVDLGALTRGEAGSLVLTPTENAVPVVAALRVVRGKGDKQETAFIPAVAPVGTRATVADNSAKGSTLTLAAPDATAKVKVTASGGSEGGTAATKTYTIKGGTTQNVELPLPSGLKGTYALTVEPLSGGPVYASRTLAVTEGGVPGFTVQTLPDDRGTVAVPQAEQDLSVLQK, encoded by the coding sequence GTGAACCGCACCACCCTGTCCCTGATCGCCGGCACCACCGCTCTCGCCGCCGTCACCGGATTCGCCGCGCTCTCCGCGCCGGCCGCCTCCGGCGGTGACACGGCGAAGGCCGCCGCCAGGCTGCCCGTCGAGCGCACCAGCCTGCTCTGCCCGGCGCCCAGCCTCTCCGACCTCGCCGAGACCGCGTACACGTCGTTCACGCCCGTCTCCCAGGGCACGGGCACGAGCGGCACGGCCGAACTCCGGTCCGCGACCGAGGAGTCGGGGGACGGCGCCGCCACGAGCGACGACAAGAAGACCGACGGCAAGGCCGGCAAGAAGACCGACAAGAAGGACGGCGGCAAGGAAGCCGGTAAGGACTCCGGCAAGACCGACAAGCCCGTGCTGGAGGGCAAGGAGCCCGGCAAGCCGACGACCGGCGACAGCTCCGGTGCCGACGCGCCCGCGCTCGTCGGCACCGCCGAGGGCAGGTTCGCGCCGGGCTGGACCGTCCAGCAGACCACGGAGGTCGCCGCGGGCACCGGCCGCGGACTGCTCGGCACCAACTGCACCGCCCCGGACACCGAGTTCTGGTTCCCGGGCGCCAGCACCGCCGACGACCGCACCGACTACGTACACCTGACCAACCCCGACGACTCCACCGCCGTGGTCGACATCGAGCTGTACGGCAAGGACGGCGCCCTCAAGTCGTCGGTGGCGGACGGCATCACGGTCCAGCCGCACTCCAGCGAGCCGATCCTGCTGTCCACGCTCACCGACGAGCAGCAGACCAACGTCACCGTCCATGTGAGCGTCCGCAGCGGCCGGGTCGGCGCCGCCGTCCAGGCGCTGGACGACAAGCTGGGCGGCGACTGGCTGGCCGCCTCCACTGACCCCTCGAGCAGCCTCGTCCTGCCCGGCATCCCCAAGGACGCCACCTCCGTGCGCCTGGTCGCCTTCGCGCGCGGTGACGACGACGCCGACCTGAAGGTGCGCCTTTCCACGCCCACCGGGCTGATCACCCCCGCCGGGAACGAGACGCTGCACGTGAAGTCCGGCATGACCACCGCCGTCGACCTCGGCGCCCTCACACGCGGCGAGGCGGGCTCCCTGGTGCTCACGCCCACCGAGAACGCGGTGCCGGTCGTGGCCGCCCTGCGGGTCGTGCGCGGCAAGGGCGACAAGCAGGAGACCGCGTTCATCCCCGCCGTCGCTCCGGTGGGCACGCGCGCGACGGTCGCCGACAACAGCGCCAAGGGCTCCACCCTGACCCTGGCCGCCCCCGACGCGACCGCGAAGGTCAAGGTGACCGCCTCCGGGGGCAGCGAGGGCGGTACGGCGGCGACGAAGACGTACACGATCAAGGGCGGCACCACCCAGAACGTCGAACTGCCGCTCCCGAGCGGCCTCAAGGGGACGTACGCGCTGACGGTCGAGCCGCTCTCCGGAGGCCCGGTCTACGCCTCCCGGACGCTCGCCGTCACCGAGGGCGGCGTTCCCGGCTTCACGGTGCAGACCCTCCCGGACGACCGGGGGACGGTGGCGGTGCCGCAGGCGGAGCAGGACCTCTCGGTGCTGCAGAAGTAA
- a CDS encoding metallopeptidase family protein yields the protein MDNPVPPRAAAPGPRRRDRHGRGMRGPVAPPQVPLSASRAEVFSDLVQDSVERLERRWPQLADIDFLVLEVPRLEGSGDGWSDEAVPLGGTVPAREGHRARVVVYRRPVEIRTKGRDERAALVHEVVVEQVAELLGLTPETVDPRYGED from the coding sequence ATGGACAACCCCGTACCGCCCCGCGCCGCCGCACCCGGGCCCCGCCGCCGTGATCGCCATGGACGGGGCATGCGCGGCCCCGTGGCACCGCCGCAGGTGCCGCTCTCCGCGAGCCGTGCCGAGGTCTTCTCGGACCTGGTGCAGGACTCCGTGGAGCGGCTCGAACGGCGCTGGCCGCAGCTCGCCGACATCGACTTCCTCGTTCTCGAGGTGCCGCGCCTGGAGGGCTCCGGCGACGGCTGGAGCGACGAGGCCGTGCCCCTCGGCGGCACGGTCCCGGCGCGTGAGGGGCATCGCGCGCGTGTGGTCGTCTACCGGCGCCCGGTGGAGATCCGCACCAAGGGCCGCGACGAGCGGGCGGCCCTGGTGCACGAGGTCGTCGTGGAGCAGGTCGCGGAGCTGCTGGGGCTCACCCCGGAGACGGTGGATCCGCGCTACGGCGAGGACTGA
- a CDS encoding DUF3499 domain-containing protein translates to MCGPFHTTTRWGDLGASRRGPLKSAVPSNVVSPVRRCSRTACGRPAVATLTYVYADSTAVLGPLATYAEPHCYDLCAEHAARLTAPRGWEVVRLADSSGPTRPSGDDLEALANAVREAARPQQRTAEAGSSARTVDPMEVARRGHLRVLRSPDN, encoded by the coding sequence TTGTGTGGGCCGTTTCACACCACGACACGGTGGGGTGACCTCGGGGCGAGTCGTCGCGGCCCGCTCAAGAGTGCGGTACCGTCCAACGTCGTGAGCCCTGTACGTCGCTGTTCGCGCACCGCTTGCGGCCGTCCCGCCGTCGCGACGCTGACGTACGTCTACGCCGACTCGACCGCGGTCCTCGGCCCGCTCGCCACCTACGCCGAACCCCACTGCTACGACCTGTGCGCCGAGCACGCCGCACGCCTCACCGCACCGCGCGGCTGGGAGGTCGTCCGGCTCGCCGACTCCTCCGGCCCGACCCGCCCCAGCGGTGACGACCTCGAAGCGCTCGCCAACGCGGTGCGCGAGGCGGCCCGTCCGCAGCAGCGCACGGCGGAGGCCGGCAGCAGCGCACGCACGGTGGACCCGATGGAGGTCGCGCGCCGCGGCCACCTCCGGGTGCTGCGCTCGCCGGACAACTGA
- a CDS encoding phosphomannomutase/phosphoglucomutase, protein MTADLSQLVKAYDVRGVVPDQWGESLAELFGAAFVQVTGATAIVTGHDMRPSSPGLSRAFARGAAARGVDVTEIGLCSTDQLYYASGAFDLPGAMFTASHNPAQYNGIKMCRAGAAPVGQDTGLVEIRQLVESWVDSGAPSSDATPGTITQRDTLEDYAAHLRGLVDLTSIRPLKVVVDAGNGMGGHTVPTVFAGLPLDLVSMYFELDGTFPNHEANPLDPKNIVDLQKRVREEGADLGIAFDGDADRCFVVDEQGDPVAPSAITALVASRELARHGGKGTIIHNLITSWSVPEVVRENGGTPVRTRVGHSFIKAEMAKSGAIFGGEHSAHYYFKDFWNADTGMLAALHVLAALGGQEGPLSALVAQYDRYAASGEINSTVDDQTARLAAIKTAYEGQEGVTLDELDGLTITAADWWFNVRPSNTEPLLRLNAEARDEKTMTKVRDEVLEIIRG, encoded by the coding sequence GTGACTGCTGATCTGTCGCAGCTCGTGAAGGCGTACGACGTACGCGGGGTGGTCCCGGACCAGTGGGGCGAGTCGTTGGCCGAGCTGTTCGGGGCGGCCTTCGTCCAGGTGACCGGCGCGACCGCGATCGTGACCGGGCACGACATGCGGCCCTCCTCGCCAGGCCTGTCGCGTGCCTTCGCGCGCGGTGCGGCGGCGCGCGGCGTCGACGTGACCGAGATCGGCCTGTGCTCGACGGACCAGCTGTACTACGCGTCGGGCGCGTTCGACCTGCCGGGCGCCATGTTCACGGCCTCCCACAACCCCGCGCAGTACAACGGCATCAAGATGTGCCGCGCGGGTGCCGCACCCGTCGGCCAGGACACCGGCCTCGTCGAGATCCGCCAACTCGTGGAGTCCTGGGTCGACTCGGGCGCCCCGTCCTCGGACGCGACACCGGGAACGATCACGCAGCGGGACACGTTGGAGGATTACGCGGCGCACCTCCGCGGCCTTGTCGACCTGACCTCCATCCGCCCCCTGAAGGTCGTCGTCGACGCGGGCAACGGCATGGGCGGACACACGGTCCCCACCGTCTTCGCCGGCCTGCCCCTGGACCTCGTGTCCATGTACTTCGAGCTGGACGGCACGTTCCCCAACCACGAGGCCAACCCGCTCGACCCGAAGAACATCGTCGACCTGCAGAAGCGGGTGCGCGAGGAGGGCGCCGACCTCGGCATCGCCTTCGACGGCGACGCGGACCGCTGCTTCGTCGTCGACGAGCAGGGCGACCCGGTCGCGCCGTCCGCCATCACCGCGCTGGTCGCCTCCCGCGAGCTCGCCAGGCACGGCGGCAAGGGCACGATCATCCACAACCTGATCACGTCGTGGTCGGTCCCCGAGGTCGTCCGCGAGAACGGCGGCACCCCGGTCCGCACCCGCGTGGGCCACTCCTTCATCAAGGCCGAGATGGCCAAGTCCGGCGCCATCTTCGGCGGCGAGCACTCCGCGCACTACTACTTCAAGGACTTCTGGAACGCGGACACGGGCATGCTCGCCGCGCTCCACGTCCTCGCGGCCCTCGGCGGCCAGGAGGGCCCGCTCTCCGCTCTCGTCGCGCAGTACGATCGCTACGCCGCCTCCGGCGAGATCAACTCCACGGTCGACGACCAGACCGCCCGCCTCGCCGCCATCAAGACGGCGTACGAGGGCCAGGAGGGCGTCACCCTCGACGAACTCGACGGCCTGACGATCACCGCCGCCGACTGGTGGTTCAACGTCCGCCCCTCCAACACGGAACCCCTGCTGCGCCTGAACGCGGAGGCCAGGGACGAGAAGACGATGACGAAGGTGCGGGACGAGGTCCTGGAGATCATCAGGGGCTGA
- a CDS encoding Trm112 family protein, protein MPLEAGLLEILACPACHAPLKEQDTDGQAELVCTGQTCGLAYPVRDGIPVLLVDEARRPA, encoded by the coding sequence ATGCCGCTCGAAGCCGGGCTCCTGGAGATCCTCGCCTGCCCCGCCTGCCACGCCCCGCTCAAGGAGCAGGACACGGACGGCCAGGCGGAGCTGGTCTGCACCGGCCAGACCTGCGGCCTCGCCTACCCCGTCCGGGACGGCATCCCCGTACTGCTCGTCGACGAGGCCCGCCGCCCCGCATAA
- a CDS encoding SIS domain-containing protein: protein MLDESLLDDPEALARADRRELLRGAAEAGARVRTAVRHATEAGIPELKPDGRPRAVMIAGPGLAATGVAEFLGTLAGASCPVTRLTPTGVAPASGALRWELPGWAGPVDLLLIATPDGSEPGLSLLVEQAYRRGCTVAAVAPAHSPLTESVEGAHGLFVPMASAPYEPETPFAASAPGVLWALLTPLLALLDRTGLLAAPPETLQKVADRLDLVAERCGPAIAAYSNPAKTLAAELADALPVIWTEGISAGPAGRRFTAALAELAGRPALTAELPEALASHSVLLAGALAAGADPEDFFRDRVEEAQALHARVVLLRDRPIGGLSAAPSARELALSHDTAISELEPEEGTDLETLAELIAVTDFAAVYLALASRA, encoded by the coding sequence ATGCTCGACGAATCGCTGCTCGACGACCCCGAGGCGCTCGCCCGCGCAGACCGGCGTGAGTTGCTGCGCGGCGCCGCCGAGGCCGGCGCCCGCGTGCGCACCGCGGTCCGGCATGCCACCGAGGCAGGCATCCCGGAGCTGAAACCGGACGGCCGCCCACGCGCCGTCATGATCGCCGGCCCCGGCCTGGCCGCCACGGGCGTCGCCGAATTCCTCGGCACCCTCGCCGGCGCGAGCTGCCCCGTCACCCGGCTCACCCCCACCGGTGTGGCTCCCGCATCCGGCGCCCTGCGCTGGGAGCTGCCGGGCTGGGCAGGCCCCGTCGACCTGCTCCTGATCGCCACCCCGGACGGCTCCGAGCCGGGCCTTTCACTGCTGGTCGAGCAGGCGTACCGGCGCGGCTGCACCGTCGCCGCCGTAGCCCCCGCGCACTCCCCGCTGACCGAGTCGGTAGAAGGCGCGCACGGCCTGTTCGTACCGATGGCAAGCGCCCCGTACGAGCCGGAGACGCCGTTCGCCGCGTCCGCGCCCGGCGTCCTGTGGGCGCTGCTCACTCCGCTGCTCGCGCTCCTGGACCGCACCGGCCTGCTCGCGGCGCCGCCCGAGACGCTCCAGAAGGTCGCCGACCGCCTCGACCTCGTCGCCGAGCGCTGCGGCCCGGCCATCGCGGCCTACAGCAACCCCGCCAAGACCCTCGCTGCCGAGCTGGCCGACGCACTCCCGGTGATCTGGACGGAGGGCATCTCCGCCGGACCCGCGGGCCGCCGTTTCACCGCCGCCCTCGCCGAACTGGCGGGCCGCCCGGCCCTCACCGCCGAACTCCCCGAGGCACTCGCCTCGCACAGCGTCCTGCTCGCGGGCGCACTCGCCGCAGGAGCGGACCCCGAGGACTTCTTCCGCGACCGGGTCGAGGAGGCACAGGCCCTGCACGCGCGCGTGGTGCTGCTCCGCGACCGCCCGATCGGCGGACTGAGCGCAGCCCCTTCGGCCCGCGAGCTCGCCCTCAGCCACGACACCGCGATCAGCGAGCTCGAACCCGAGGAGGGCACCGATCTGGAGACCCTCGCGGAGCTGATCGCCGTCACGGATTTCGCCGCCGTTTACCTGGCGCTCGCTTCAAGGGCCTGA
- the manA gene encoding mannose-6-phosphate isomerase, class I, whose protein sequence is MDRLQNTVRPYAWGSTTAIPRLLGVEPTGEPQAEMWMGAHPGAPSRTARGPLTEIIDEAPEKELGAAAVAKFGPRLPFLLKILAAGAPLSLQVHPNLEQAREGYEDEERREIPVGAPHRNYKDANHKPELICALTEFDGLCGFRAPDEAADLLAALDVDSLKPYVDLLHAHPEEAALREVLTALLSADRDEMAHTVTEAAAACTRLGGAYTPYADIAHHYPGDPGVIAAMLLNYVRLQPGEALFLGAGVPHAYLNGLGVEIMANSDNVLRCGLTPKHVDVPELLRIVRFEASDPGVLRPEAAPDGEEVYATPIDEFRLSRYVLPDGAASHDLTLTTPQILLCTAGSVRAGEHVLAPGESVFVPAGEQAGVSGAGSVFRATVVA, encoded by the coding sequence ATGGACCGCCTCCAGAACACCGTCCGCCCCTACGCCTGGGGCTCCACCACCGCCATCCCGCGGCTGCTCGGCGTGGAGCCGACCGGCGAACCGCAGGCGGAGATGTGGATGGGCGCCCACCCCGGCGCGCCCTCGCGCACCGCGCGCGGTCCCCTCACCGAGATCATCGACGAGGCCCCCGAGAAGGAACTCGGCGCGGCGGCCGTCGCCAAGTTCGGCCCGCGCCTCCCCTTCCTCCTCAAGATCCTCGCCGCGGGCGCCCCTCTCTCCCTCCAGGTGCACCCCAACCTCGAACAGGCGAGGGAGGGTTACGAGGACGAGGAGCGCCGCGAAATCCCGGTCGGCGCCCCGCACCGCAACTACAAGGACGCCAACCACAAGCCCGAACTGATCTGCGCCCTCACCGAGTTCGACGGCCTGTGCGGCTTCCGCGCCCCCGACGAGGCCGCCGACCTGCTCGCGGCCCTGGACGTCGACTCCCTGAAGCCGTACGTCGACCTGCTGCACGCCCACCCCGAAGAGGCCGCGCTGCGCGAGGTCCTCACGGCCCTGCTCTCCGCCGACCGCGACGAGATGGCCCACACGGTCACCGAGGCCGCGGCGGCCTGCACCCGCCTCGGCGGCGCCTACACCCCGTACGCCGACATCGCCCACCACTACCCGGGCGACCCGGGCGTGATCGCGGCGATGCTCCTCAATTACGTCCGACTCCAGCCCGGCGAGGCCCTGTTCCTCGGCGCCGGAGTCCCGCACGCGTACCTGAACGGCCTCGGCGTCGAGATCATGGCCAACTCCGACAACGTCCTGCGCTGCGGCCTGACCCCCAAGCACGTAGACGTCCCCGAACTCCTGCGCATCGTCCGCTTCGAGGCGAGTGACCCCGGCGTGCTGCGCCCGGAGGCGGCCCCCGACGGCGAGGAGGTCTACGCGACCCCCATCGACGAGTTCCGCCTCTCCCGCTACGTCCTCCCCGACGGCGCGGCCTCGCACGACCTGACCCTGACGACCCCGCAGATCCTGTTGTGCACCGCGGGTTCCGTACGGGCCGGGGAGCACGTGCTCGCCCCGGGCGAGTCCGTGTTCGTGCCGGCGGGCGAACAGGCCGGTGTCTCCGGTGCGGGCTCCGTCTTCCGAGCCACTGTGGTGGCCTGA
- a CDS encoding cation diffusion facilitator family transporter, which produces MSASGGTKAIVAALGANLAIAVSKFVAFAFSGSSSMLAEGVHSLADSGNQALLLIGGKKAEREATPEHPFGYGRERYIYAFLVSIVLFSVGGMFAVYEGYEKIKHPHDIEHWYWPVGVLVFAIIAEGFSFRTAIKESNQLRGGLSWAQFVRRAKAPELPVVLLEDFGALIGLVLALGGVGVALLTDDGVWDGIGTLCIGILLILIALVLAAETKSLLLGEAAGVDEVKKIEAAIVDGDTVTGVIHMRTLHLGPEELLIAAKIAVQHDDTAAQVASAINAAEARIRASVPIARVIYLEPDIYSEAEAAKGADREATPGGPTQTTGH; this is translated from the coding sequence ATGAGCGCTTCAGGCGGCACCAAAGCGATCGTGGCGGCACTCGGCGCCAACCTCGCGATCGCGGTATCGAAGTTCGTGGCGTTCGCCTTCAGCGGTTCGTCCTCGATGCTCGCCGAGGGCGTCCACTCGCTCGCCGACTCCGGCAACCAGGCCCTGCTCCTGATCGGCGGCAAGAAGGCCGAGCGCGAGGCGACCCCGGAGCACCCGTTCGGCTACGGCCGCGAGCGGTACATCTACGCCTTCCTCGTCTCGATCGTCCTCTTCTCGGTCGGTGGCATGTTCGCCGTCTACGAGGGCTACGAGAAGATCAAGCACCCGCACGACATCGAGCACTGGTACTGGCCGGTGGGCGTCCTCGTCTTCGCGATCATCGCCGAGGGCTTCTCCTTCCGCACCGCCATCAAGGAGTCCAACCAGCTGCGCGGCGGGCTGTCCTGGGCGCAGTTCGTCCGCCGCGCCAAGGCCCCCGAGCTGCCCGTCGTCCTCCTGGAGGACTTCGGCGCGCTCATCGGTCTGGTCCTCGCGCTCGGCGGCGTCGGCGTGGCGCTGCTTACCGACGACGGTGTGTGGGACGGCATCGGCACCCTCTGCATCGGCATCCTGCTCATCCTGATCGCGCTCGTCCTGGCCGCCGAGACCAAGTCCCTGCTGCTCGGCGAGGCCGCGGGCGTCGACGAGGTCAAGAAGATCGAGGCCGCGATCGTCGACGGCGACACGGTCACCGGCGTCATCCACATGCGCACGCTCCACCTCGGCCCGGAGGAGCTGCTGATCGCCGCCAAGATCGCCGTCCAGCACGACGACACGGCCGCCCAGGTCGCCTCCGCCATCAACGCGGCCGAGGCCCGCATCCGCGCCTCCGTCCCGATCGCCCGCGTGATCTACCTGGAGCCGGACATCTACAGCGAGGCCGAGGCGGCCAAGGGCGCGGACCGCGAGGCCACGCCCGGAGGACCAACACAGACCACCGGCCACTGA
- the lepB gene encoding signal peptidase I gives MRRGRGQAVTAWLLGPLGLVILVGSLLYARSAYTSVTVASESMAPTYTVGQRLVVERLDGDEVRRGDIVLFDAPETEINGAVIKRVVGVGGDRVVCCRGEGADERITVNGKPLDEPYVKDGIADGVKPYDVKVPAGRLFLLGDYRKNSMDSRFYTSGGHQGTVADGAVLGRVVDGSSGAVVWLGAAVFGLVVALVGLGFGIAAFVVRRRVVPPMPPWPVQV, from the coding sequence ATGCGCAGGGGACGGGGTCAGGCGGTCACGGCCTGGCTGTTGGGGCCTTTGGGGCTGGTGATTCTGGTCGGCTCACTGTTGTACGCACGGTCGGCGTACACGTCGGTGACGGTGGCGAGCGAGAGCATGGCGCCCACGTACACCGTCGGGCAGCGGCTCGTCGTGGAGCGGCTGGACGGCGACGAGGTGCGTCGGGGGGACATCGTGCTCTTCGACGCGCCCGAGACGGAGATCAACGGAGCCGTGATCAAGCGGGTGGTCGGGGTCGGCGGTGACCGGGTGGTGTGCTGCCGGGGCGAAGGGGCGGACGAGCGGATCACGGTGAACGGGAAGCCGCTCGACGAGCCGTACGTGAAGGACGGCATCGCGGACGGGGTCAAGCCGTACGACGTGAAGGTGCCGGCGGGACGGTTGTTCCTGCTGGGCGATTACCGGAAGAACTCGATGGACTCGCGCTTCTACACGAGCGGCGGTCACCAGGGCACGGTGGCGGACGGGGCCGTGCTGGGCCGGGTCGTCGACGGGTCCAGTGGGGCCGTGGTGTGGCTCGGGGCCGCGGTGTTCGGGCTCGTCGTCGCGCTGGTCGGGCTCGGCTTCGGGATCGCCGCCTTCGTCGTACGGCGGCGGGTGGTGCCTCCGATGCCGCCGTGGCCCGTGCAGGTGTGA
- the ahcY gene encoding adenosylhomocysteinase encodes MTTVDNRQDFKVADLSLAEFGRKEITLAEHEMPGLMSIRKEYAEAQPLAGARVTGSLHMTVQTAVLIETLVALGAEVRWASCNIFSTQDHAAAAIAVGPNGTVDNPQGVPVFAWKGETLEEYWWCTEQALTWPNTPTGGPNMILDDGGDATLLVHNGVKYEKDGKVPSVDTAENDEHRVVLELLNRTITDGSQKWTQLASEIRGVTEETTTGVHRLYEMYRDGTLLFPAINVNDAVTKSKFDNKYGCRHSLIDGINRATDVLIGGKTAVVCGYGDVGKGCAESLRGQGARVIVTEIDPICALQAAMDGYQVTTLDEVIDKADIFVTTTGNKDIIMAADMAKMKHQAIVGNIGHFDNEIDMAGLAQIPGIVKDEVKPQVHTWTFPDGKVLIVLSEGRLLNLGNATGHPSFVMSNSFADQTLAQIELFTKPDEYPTDVYVLPKHLDEKVARLHLDALGVKLTTLRPEQASYIGVEVEGPYKSDHYRY; translated from the coding sequence ATGACGACTGTCGACAACCGGCAGGACTTCAAGGTCGCCGATCTCTCCCTGGCCGAGTTCGGCCGCAAGGAGATCACCCTCGCCGAGCACGAGATGCCCGGCCTGATGTCGATCCGCAAGGAGTACGCCGAGGCGCAGCCGCTGGCCGGCGCCCGCGTCACCGGCTCCCTGCACATGACCGTGCAGACCGCCGTACTCATCGAGACCCTGGTCGCCCTCGGCGCCGAGGTCCGCTGGGCCTCCTGCAACATCTTCTCCACCCAGGACCACGCCGCCGCCGCCATCGCGGTCGGCCCGAACGGCACGGTGGACAACCCGCAGGGCGTCCCGGTCTTCGCCTGGAAGGGCGAGACGCTGGAGGAGTACTGGTGGTGCACGGAGCAGGCGCTGACCTGGCCGAACACCCCCACCGGCGGCCCGAACATGATCCTGGACGACGGTGGTGACGCCACCCTCCTCGTCCACAACGGCGTCAAGTACGAGAAGGACGGCAAGGTCCCCTCGGTCGACACCGCGGAGAACGACGAGCACCGCGTCGTCCTCGAACTCCTCAACCGCACCATCACCGACGGCTCGCAGAAGTGGACCCAGCTCGCCTCGGAGATCCGCGGCGTGACCGAGGAGACCACGACCGGCGTTCACCGCCTGTACGAGATGTACCGCGACGGCACCCTCCTGTTCCCGGCGATCAACGTCAACGACGCCGTCACCAAGTCGAAGTTCGACAACAAGTACGGCTGCCGCCACTCCCTGATCGACGGCATCAACCGCGCCACCGACGTCCTCATCGGCGGCAAGACCGCGGTCGTCTGCGGCTACGGCGACGTGGGCAAGGGCTGCGCGGAGTCCCTGCGCGGACAGGGCGCCCGCGTGATCGTCACCGAGATCGACCCGATCTGCGCGCTCCAGGCGGCGATGGACGGCTACCAGGTCACGACGCTGGACGAGGTCATCGACAAGGCCGACATCTTCGTCACCACGACCGGCAACAAGGACATCATCATGGCCGCCGACATGGCCAAGATGAAGCACCAGGCGATCGTCGGCAACATCGGTCACTTCGACAACGAGATCGACATGGCCGGCCTCGCGCAGATCCCGGGCATCGTCAAGGACGAGGTCAAGCCGCAGGTCCACACCTGGACGTTCCCCGACGGCAAGGTGCTCATCGTCCTCTCCGAGGGCCGCCTGCTGAACCTGGGCAACGCCACCGGTCACCCGTCGTTCGTGATGTCCAACTCCTTCGCGGACCAGACCCTGGCCCAGATCGAGCTGTTCACCAAGCCCGACGAGTACCCGACCGACGTCTACGTGCTGCCCAAGCACCTCGACGAGAAGGTCGCCCGTCTCCACCTCGACGCGCTCGGCGTGAAGCTCACGACGCTCCGCCCCGAGCAGGCCTCGTACATCGGCGTCGAGGTCGAGGGCCCGTACAAGTCGGACCACTACCGCTACTGA
- a CDS encoding RDD family protein: MSELVTGEAVALELRPAKLPSRALAVLLDLVVAMLVYIAVTIALVASTAALDEAAQTAVSIASFILVLVGGPIAVETLSHGRSLGKLAFGLRVVRDDGGPIRFRHALVRGAVGVVEILMTFGIVACIASLVSARGRRLGDVFAGTLVVRERVPVGHMPFIPPPPPWLAGQFSGLDLSAVPDGLWLAVRQYLTRMQQLDPQVGAAMAERLANDLAAHTGAPAPQGVPPAAYLAAVVQERQSREARRAFGGAAAGVIGPVAQQPGAAHAYPYPSAASAYPAATSAAPKQPAVPGSPGAASEQASPAPQGDRQADRPATGFAPPA; encoded by the coding sequence GTGAGTGAGCTAGTGACGGGCGAGGCGGTGGCGCTGGAGCTGCGCCCCGCGAAGCTGCCGAGCCGTGCGCTGGCCGTGCTGCTCGACCTGGTCGTGGCGATGCTGGTCTATATCGCGGTGACCATCGCTCTGGTGGCTTCGACTGCCGCCCTCGACGAAGCCGCGCAGACGGCGGTCTCGATCGCGAGCTTCATTCTCGTACTGGTCGGTGGGCCCATCGCGGTGGAGACGCTCAGCCACGGTCGTTCTTTGGGAAAGCTGGCGTTCGGGCTGCGGGTGGTGCGGGACGACGGTGGGCCGATCCGGTTCCGGCACGCGCTGGTGCGCGGGGCTGTCGGTGTGGTCGAGATCCTGATGACGTTCGGGATCGTCGCGTGCATCGCCTCGCTGGTGTCGGCGCGGGGGCGGCGGCTGGGTGACGTCTTCGCGGGAACTCTGGTTGTACGGGAGCGGGTGCCGGTCGGGCACATGCCTTTCATACCTCCGCCGCCGCCCTGGCTGGCCGGGCAGTTCTCCGGGCTCGATCTGTCCGCGGTTCCGGACGGGCTGTGGCTGGCCGTCCGGCAGTACCTGACGCGGATGCAGCAGTTGGATCCGCAGGTCGGTGCGGCGATGGCGGAACGGCTCGCCAACGATCTCGCTGCTCATACGGGTGCCCCGGCGCCGCAGGGCGTTCCGCCGGCCGCGTATCTGGCGGCCGTGGTGCAGGAGCGGCAGTCGCGGGAGGCGCGGCGGGCCTTCGGCGGGGCGGCTGCCGGTGTGATCGGGCCCGTGGCGCAGCAACCGGGTGCCGCCCATGCGTATCCCTATCCCTCAGCGGCTTCCGCGTACCCGGCAGCGACCTCGGCGGCGCCGAAGCAGCCCGCGGTCCCCGGTAGCCCCGGCGCGGCGTCGGAGCAGGCTTCCCCGGCACCTCAGGGCGATCGTCAGGCCGACCGTCCCGCGACTGGGTTCGCGCCACCCGCCTGA